In Gymnogyps californianus isolate 813 unplaced genomic scaffold, ASM1813914v2 HiC_scaffold_229, whole genome shotgun sequence, a genomic segment contains:
- the LOC127028156 gene encoding zinc finger protein 462-like: protein MEVLQCDGCDFRAPSYEDLKAHIQDVHTAFLQPTDVSEENPSQPRSGSMNASNQTEIEFSSVKDEFTIADEIAGQNTTTQMGTGSYYSQSQSFYGQHMAPNPKPTNKFFQCKFCVRYFRSKNLLIEHTRKVHGAQVGGSSVGSHTAGSLNYNIMMHEGFGKVFSCQFCTYKSPRRARIIKHQKMYHKNNLKESLTPTATSAVSELTSASVPVQEPCKELPAEVVERSILESMVKPLTKSRGNFCCEWCSYQTPRRERWCDHMMKKHRNMVKILSSLRQEQDRTSAPDVQSKSAQNASPNSNYISMNMTGRDMLNADVSNFRSSTGNSLIRPNSSISSKFSSVSYPQMKSKLPHNSGIVNLSDRSCYGVADMTNSSADLETNSMLNDSSSDEELNEVDSENGLNSVDHQTSGISAEQLMGSDGNKLLETKGIPFRRYMNRFQCPFCPFLTMHRRSISRHIENIHLSGKTTVYKCDECPFTCKSSLKLGAHRQCHAGTTSDWDTVNSQSENIVSSLNDNTVSYESGNINGRKPTGMTETAQQQQQQLPQPHSQHPYKCTMCNYSTTTLKGLRVHQQHKHSFCDNLPKYDGLPSNMPQESEADALTSVSTVKKSQTSILGLSSKNNFVAKVARKVSSDCPLDLSPVKKRTRIDEIASNLQSKINQNKQQEDAVINVEDDEEEEEDEVEIEVELDREEEQTEPMVEVSSSYAPQQMWGRETNDSQKDANFRNMHHDYNSINGAEIELTLSEDEEDYFSSINMKDQQSPNASVLGSQPNMYGPDQNTENVEINDSGRLYYCKHCDFSNKSARSVSTHYQRMHPYIKFSFRYILDPNDHSAVYRCLECYIDYTNFEDLQQHYGEHHPEAMNVLNSDHSDLIYRCRFCSYTSPNVRSLMPHYQRMHPTVKINNAMIFSSYVVEQQEGLNTESQTLREILNSAPKTIATSTPVAHGTAVPASFNKSATKSFSPECENQKAPSVNSVVVYDCDVCSFASPNMHSVLVHYQKKHPEEKASYFRIQKTMHIASVDRGSALAQMSFEMGVSASSKLSNLASQPLPPPPLPPDLAPELYYCKHCSYSNRSVVGVLVHYQKRHPEIKVTAKYIRQAPPTAAMMKAGELPPGIQKLPVSVQQLSRGSSESSVNPLENEMFFCQHCDYGNRTVKGVLIHYQKKHRDFKANADVIRQHTATVRSLCDHNQKKSSGSLPAHTSSTEQDKTKLRALKCRQCSYTSPYFYALRKHIKKDHPNLKATVMSILRWAFLDGLIEAGYHCEWCIYSHTEPSGLLVHYQRRHPEHYVDYTYMATKLWAGPDPSPPTLVMPTEAKTYKCRDCIFEASSIWDITNHYQAFHPWAMNGDESVLLDIIKEKDAAEKIGMQLDEVRARINSENQVTSQMDQDVEDSSLSQEKTIQLASANPAISSTPYQCTVCQSEYNNLHGLLTHYGKKHPGMKVKAADFAQDIDINPGAVYKCRHCPYINTRIHGVLTHYQKRHPSVKVTAEDFAHDVEQSNDIAQNDIEETSRIFKQGYGAYRCKLCPYTHGTLEKLKIHYEKYHNQPEFDVFAQSPPKVSASVEPDMVTEIKASPEIAADGVGEVSISASHFSSSQLVSHTVFRCQLCKYFCSTRKGIARHYRIKHNNVRAQPEGKNNLFKCALCSYTNPIRKGLAAHYQKRHDIDAYYTHCLAASRTVSDKPNKVIIPSPPKDDTPQLSEELRRAVEKKKCSLCSFQSFSKKGIVSHYMKRHPGVFPKKQHASKLGGYFTAVYADEHEKSTPAEERNDFEKPEVESKAQETEWLPFRCIKCFKLSFSTAELLCMHYTDHHSKDLKRDFTILGSGTRSHNAVYQCKHCDTKLHSTAELTSHLNSHNEEFQKRAKRQERRKQLLSKQKYADGAFTDFKQERAFGHLEDASKLKERKVVGYKCKFCVEVHPTLRAICNHLRKHVQYGNVSSVSATVKQEAEDSSSTTLEGFEGAKDPGTVEFTEAESGASLEDETRPGGYHCSQCDRVLMSMQGLRSHERSHLALAMFTREDKYSCQYCSFVSAFRHNLDRHMQTHHGHHKPFRCKLCPFKSSYNSRLKTHILKAHA, encoded by the exons ATGGAGGTGCTGCAGTGTGATGGCTGTGATTTCCGAGCTCCATCCTATGAAGACCTAAAAGCTCACATTCAGGATGTTCatactgcttttctgcagccaACAGATGTCTCTGAGGAAAACCCTAGCCAGCCGAGGTCTGGCTCCATGAATGCTAGCAACCAGACTGAgattgaattttcttctgtaaaggaTGAATTTACAATTGCAGATGAAATAGCAG gGCAAAATACAACAACTCAGATGGGGACTGGAAGTTATTATAGCCAGAGCCAAAGTTTTTATGGTCAACATATGGCTCCAAATCCTAAACCAACCAACAAGTTTTTCCAGTGCAAATTCTGTGTGCGTTACTTCCGATCTAAAAACCTCCTCATAGAGCACACTCGCAAAGTTCATGGAGCACAAGTTGGGGGGAGCTCAGTAGGGTCACACACTGCTGGATCCTTAAATTACAACATCATGATGCACGAGGGGTTTGGCAAAGTTTTCTCTTGCCAGTTCTGCACCTACAAATCACCAAGACGTGCAAGGATTATTAAGCACCAGAAAATGTATCACAAAAACAATCTGAAGGAGAGTTTAACTCCTACTGCTACCTCTGCTGTATCTGAATTGACATCTGCCTCTGTGCCAGTGCAAGAACCCTGCAAGGAATTGCCTGCAGAGGTGGTAGAACGGAGCATTTTGGAGTCCATGGTCAAGCCTCTAACAAAGTCCAGAGGCAATTTTTGCTGTGAATGGTGCAGTTACCAGACACCTCGAAGGGAGCGCTGGTGTGACCATATGATGAAGAAGCACCGCAACATGGTAAAAATACTGTCAAGTTTGAGGCAGGAACAAGACAGAACCAGTGCGCCTGATGTGCAGAGTAAGAGTGCCCAGAATGCCTCCCCAAACTCTAATTATATCTCTATGAATATGACAGGACGTGATATGTTGAATGCTGATGTCTCAAACTTCAGAAGCTCTACGGGCAATTCCCTTATCAGGCCCAACTCTTCTATATCCTCtaagttttcttctgtgtcttatCCTCAAATGAAGTCTAAATTACCTCACAACTCAGGCATAGTTAATTTGTCTGACAGATCCTGCTATGGAGTTGCTGACATGACAAATTCTTCTGCTGACTTGGAAACAAATAGCATGCTAAATGATTCCAGCTCAGATGAAGAGCTAAATGAAGTGGACAGCGAGAATGGCTTGAACTCTGTGGACCACCAGACTTCAGGAATATCTGCAGAGCAACTGATGGGATCTGATGGCAACAAGCTGTTGGAAACGAAAGGGATTCCCTTTAGAAGATACATGAACAGGTTCCAATGTCCTTTTTGCCCTTTCCTCACAATGCACCGCCGAAGCATCTCCCGTCACATTGAGAATATCCACCTGTCTGGGAAGACAACTGTATACAAATGCGATGAATGCCCTTTCACCTGTAAGAGTTCGTTAAAGCTTGGAGCTCATAGGCAATGTCATGCAGGTACAACATCAGACTGGGACACTGTGAATTCTCAGAGTGAAAACATTGTCTCCTCTCTGAATGACAACACAGTTTCTTATGAAAGTGGAAATATAAACGGAAGGAAGCCAACTGGGATGACAGAAACAGcgcagcagcaacagcagcagttgcCTCAACCCCATTCACAGCATCCTTATAAGTGCACAATGTGTAACTATTCTACCACTACTTTGAAAGGCCTCAGAGTTCATCAGCAGCACAAGCACTCATTTTGTGACAACTTACCAAAATATGATGGACTGCCATCCAACATGCCACAAGAGAGCGAGGCAGATGCTCTCACCTCTGTCAGCACAGTGAAGAAAAGCCAGACCTCAATTCTTGGTCTCTCatctaaaaataactttgttgcTAAGGTCGCTCGGAAGGTGTCAAGTGACTGCCCTTTGGATCTCTCACCAGTGAAGAAAAGAACTAGAATTGATGAAATAGCAAGCAACCTGCAgagcaaaataaaccaaaacaaacagcaagaaGATGCTGTGATTAATGTAGAGgatgatgaggaagaggaggaagacgAGGTGGAGATAGAAGTGGAATTAGACAGAGAAGAAGAACAAACAGAACCAATGGTGGAGGTTTCTAGTTCTTATGCACCTCAGCAAATGTGGGGGAGAGAGACTAATGATTCCCAGAAGGATGCAAACTTCAGAAACATGCATCATGATTATAATTCCATCAATGGAGCAGAGATCGAGCTCACTTTATCTGAAGATgaggaagattatttttcttccattaacaTGAAAGATCAACAGAGCCCTAATGCCTCTGTTCTGGGAAGCCAGCCAAATATGTATGGCCCTGATCAGAACACCGAAAATGTGGAAATTAATGACTCTGGCAGGCTTTACTATTGTAAACACTGTGATTTTAGCAACAAATCTGCCAGGAGTGTTAGCACCCACTACCAACGGATGCACCCCTACATAAAATTCAGCTTTAGGTATATCTTGGATCCCAATGATCACAGTGCAGTATACAGATGCCTTGAGTGTTATATTGACTATACGAACTTTGAAGACCTGCAGCAACACTATGGAGAGCATCACCCTGAAGCTATGAATGTATTGAACTCCGATCACTCTGATTTGATCTACCGCTGTCGCTTCTGTTCTTACACTAGCCCAAATGTTAGAAGCCTGATGCCGCATTACCAAAGAATGCATCCAACAGTGAAAATTAACAATGCAATGATATTTTCAAGCTATGTTGTTGAGCAGCAAGAGGGGCTAAACACAGAGTCTCAGACACTGAGAGAGATCTTGAATTCTGCTCCAAAAACTATAGCAACCTCCACCCCCGTGGCTCATGGGACTGCTGTGCCAGCAAGTTTTAACAAAAGTGCCACAAAGAGTTTTAGTCCTGAATGTGAAAATCAGAAGGCACCTTCGGTCAATTCTGTGGTTGTTTATGACTGTGATGTGTGCTCATTTGCAAGCCCTAACATGCATTCAGTTCTGGTGCATTACCAGAAAAAACACcctgaagaaaaagcatcatATTTCAGAATTCAGAAGACCATGCATATAGCTTCTGTTGATAggggctctgccctggctcAAATGTCTTTTGAGATGGGGGTGTCTGCCTCCTCAAAACTGTCCAACTTGGCTTCTCAACCTCTACCTCCCCCACCACTGCCCCCAGACCTTGCTCCTGAACTCTACTATTGCAAACACTGTTCATACAGCAACCGTTCAGTTGTGGGAGTGCTTGTCCACTACCAGAAAAGGCATCCGGAAATAAAGGTCACTGCCAAGTACATCAGACAGGCACCCCCTACTGCGGCAATGATGAAGGCTGGTGAGCTGCCACCTGGGATTCAGAAACTGCCAGTGTCAGTGCAGCAGTTGAGCCGGGGCAGTTCTGAGAGCTCTGTGAATCCCCTTGAGAACGAAATGTTCTTCTGCCAGCACTGCGATTATGGAAACCGGACCGTGAAAGGTGTGCTTATTCATTATCAAAAGAAGCATCGTGATTTCAAAGCCAACGCAGATGTGATTAGGCAGCATACAGCCACCGTTAGAAGCCTTTGTGATCATAACCAGAAGAAATCATctggcagcctgcctgctcacACCTCCAGCACTGAACAGGACAAGACAAAGCTGAGAGCCCTCAAATGCAGGCAGTGTAGCTACACATCACCTTACTTCTATGCGTTGAGAAAGCATATTAAGAAAGACCACCCGAATCTGAAGGCCACGGTCATGTCCATTCTGAGATGGGCATTTTTGGATGGCTTGATAGAAGCTGGTTATCACTGTGAATGGTGCATTTATTCACATACAGAACCGAGTGGTTTGCTTGTGCATTACCAAAGGAGACATCCTGAACATTATGTTGACTATACATATATGGCAACTAAACTCTGGGCAGGTCCGGATCCTTCCCCTCCTACCCTAGTGATGCCAACAGAGGCAAAGACCTATAAATGCAGAGACTGCATTTTTGAAGCATCTTCCATTTGGGATATTACTAATCACTACCAGGCTTTTCACCCTTGGGCTATGAATGGGGATGAATCTGTGTTGTTAGATATCATTAAGGAGAAAGATGCTGCTGAGAAAATTGGCATGCAGCTTGATGAAGTTAGGGCCAGGATTAATTCTGAAAACCAGGTAACATCACAGATGGACCAGGATGTGGAGGACTCCAgcctttcccaggaaaaaacTATTCAGCTGGCTTCTGCAAACCCTGCCATCTCCTCCACTCCATATCAGTGTACAGTTTGCCAGTCTGAGTACAATAACTTGCATGGCCTCCTGACACATTACGGTAAAAAGCATCCTGGCATGAAAGTGAAAGCTGCTGACTTTGCACAGGACATAGACATTAACCCAGGGGCTGTGTACAAGTGCAGACATTGCCCATACATTAACACACGCATTCATGGTGTCCTCACACATTATCAGAAACGGCACCCATCAGTAAAGGTCACTGCTGAAGACTTTGCGCATGATGTGGAACAGTCGAATGACATCGCCCAGAATGACATAGAAGAGACGAGTAGGATTTTCAAGCAAGGCTATGGTGCATACCGGTGCAAACTATGCCCTTACACCCATGGCACACTGGAGAAGCTCAAAATTCACTATGAGAAATACCATAATCAGCCTGAATTTGATGTTTTTGCTCAGTCACCACCAAAGGTGTCTGCCTCAGTGGAGCCAGACATGGTAACTGAAATCAAGGCCTCCCCAGAAATTGCTGCTGATGGTGTTGGAGAAGTCTCTATCTCAGCATCTCATTTCTCCAGTTCTCAATTAGTGTCTCACACAGTGTTCCGGTGTCAGCTCTGCAAATACTTCTGTTCTACCCGGAAGGGGATAGCCAGGCACTACCGCATCAAACATAATAATGTTCGGGCACAACCAGAAGGCAAGAACAACCTCTTCAAGTGTGCTTTGTGTTCCTACACCAACCCTATCCGCAAAGGGCTTGCAGCACACTACCAGAAAAGGCATGACATCGATGCTTACTACACTCATTGTTTAGCAGCCTCCAGGACAGTAAGTGACAAACCCAATAAAGTGATCATTCCATCTCCTCCTAAAGATGATACTCCTCAGTTAAGTGAGGAGCTGAGGAGGGctgtggaaaagaagaaatgctcGCTTTGTTCCTTTCAGTCTTTTAGCAAAAAAGGTATTGTGTCCCACTACATGAAGCGTCACCCTGGTGTTTTCCCTAAGAAGCAGCATGCAAGCAAGCTGGGGGGTTACTTCACTGCTGTGTATGCTGATGAACATGAAAAGTCAACTCCAGCTGAGGAAAGGAATGACTTTGAAAAGCCTGAGGTGGAGAGCAAGGCTCAGGAAACTGAGTGGCTTCCCTTCAGATGCATAAAATGTTTCAAGCTATCcttcagcacagcagagctgctgtgcatgCATTACACTGATCACCACAGCAAGGATTTGAAGAGAGACTTTACCATACTGGGAAGTGGCACCCGCTCTCATAATGCTGTCTACCAGTGCAAGCACTGTGATACTAAATTGCATAGCACGGCAGAGCTGACCTCACACTTGAATAGTCACAATGAGGAATTCCAGAAGCGTGCCAAACgtcaggagaggaggaaacagCTTTTGAGCAAGCAGAAGTATGCAGATGGTGCTTTTACAGATTTCAAACAAGAGAGG